A single Vallitalea okinawensis DNA region contains:
- a CDS encoding signal peptidase I — MDIKKAFSYILLCMVIVLLAAMLLCICISSYFINGKGNELNYILGVSLINVTTGGMEPVIHQGDLIIINNRHINKVDIGDIVIYRPNEDELVTHRIVSKKIVDGKIIFQLQGDANNFPDLEWVPQEDILGIYQLRLHKLAYIIEYLRSPLLLITILALLVSNRVSILLKKKIYVIRIKYKNIKK; from the coding sequence ATGGATATAAAAAAAGCATTTAGTTACATACTATTATGCATGGTCATAGTTTTATTAGCCGCAATGTTATTATGTATATGCATCAGTAGTTATTTTATAAATGGTAAGGGTAATGAACTAAATTATATATTAGGTGTTAGTCTAATAAACGTAACAACAGGAGGAATGGAGCCAGTTATCCATCAAGGCGACCTTATAATCATTAATAATAGACACATCAATAAAGTTGATATAGGTGACATTGTAATTTATAGACCTAATGAAGATGAACTGGTTACTCATCGAATAGTTAGCAAAAAAATAGTGGATGGAAAAATAATTTTTCAACTGCAAGGTGATGCAAATAATTTTCCAGACCTTGAATGGGTACCACAGGAGGACATACTTGGAATTTATCAATTAAGGTTACATAAACTAGCTTATATAATAGAATATTTAAGAAGTCCTTTGTTATTAATTACCATACTTGCTTTATTAGTAAGTAATCGAGTATCAATTCTATTAAAGAAAAAAATATATGTAATAAGAATAAAATATAAAAATATAAAAAAATAA
- a CDS encoding alpha/beta hydrolase — translation MLKNFTVEMDDGVHIHVNHWLDDKESKEILIILHGMAEHSLRYAEFAEFLVNHNYEVYAWDHRGHGQTGEAVNELGYFYDTNGWQRVVDDIKSITKWINKEHQGKDIIIMGHSMGSLLARTALQQYGEEYKGAIISGTTLGGSIAKQKIGRLFTQHYIKKHGTKKQADLLDKMTFGNFNNQFKPTKTSFDWLSRDEKQVNLYEEDSLCGFICSSSFFLDLIDGTGITRDKKEIEKIPKDIPIYLYAGDQDPVSQGGKEVKKLYKLYKDIGIKDVELKLYEDGRHEMLNETNRYEVYEDILRWLEKHQ, via the coding sequence ATGTTAAAAAACTTTACGGTAGAGATGGATGATGGGGTACATATACATGTCAATCATTGGTTAGATGATAAAGAATCTAAAGAGATTTTAATCATTCTTCATGGTATGGCAGAACATTCATTACGCTATGCAGAGTTTGCAGAATTTTTAGTTAACCATAACTATGAAGTTTATGCTTGGGATCATAGGGGGCATGGCCAAACAGGAGAAGCAGTAAATGAACTGGGCTATTTTTATGATACCAACGGGTGGCAGAGAGTTGTAGATGATATTAAAAGTATAACTAAGTGGATTAATAAAGAACATCAAGGTAAAGACATCATCATCATGGGGCATAGTATGGGGTCATTGTTAGCACGAACGGCTCTTCAGCAATATGGTGAAGAGTATAAAGGTGCCATTATATCAGGTACCACCTTAGGTGGTAGTATAGCTAAGCAAAAGATCGGGCGGCTATTTACCCAGCATTACATAAAAAAACATGGTACAAAGAAGCAGGCTGACCTATTGGACAAAATGACATTCGGAAATTTTAATAATCAATTTAAACCTACAAAGACATCATTTGATTGGTTATCCAGGGATGAAAAGCAAGTAAATCTTTATGAAGAAGATTCTTTATGTGGATTTATCTGTTCTTCAAGTTTTTTCTTAGATTTAATAGACGGAACAGGTATAACCAGAGATAAAAAAGAGATTGAGAAGATTCCAAAAGATATACCTATTTATCTATATGCTGGTGATCAAGATCCAGTAAGTCAAGGTGGTAAAGAAGTGAAAAAGCTTTACAAACTATATAAGGATATAGGTATAAAAGATGTAGAATTGAAACTTTATGAAGACGGACGACACGAAATGTTAAATGAAACAAATCGTTATGAAGTCTATGAAGATATATTACGATGGTTAGAAAAGCATCAGTAG
- a CDS encoding NAD(P)-dependent malic enzyme, with translation MDIKEKALKMHEKWNGKLEITAKAKVNSREDLSIAYTPGVAEPCKAIHEDPEKAYLYTIKRNAVAVVSDGSAVLGLGNIGPEAAMPVMEGKAVLFKEFAGIDAIPICLDTQETDEIIKTVSYLAPTFGGINLEDISAPRCFEIENALKEKLDIPVFHDDQHGTAIVVLAGIINALRLIKKEKSDLKVVVNGAGSAGIAISKLLQFYGINDLILCDRDGILSGDKNINWAQKEILQSTNPRGVEGGLKEALKGADIFIGVSAANIVSKAMVQNMNEDAILFAMANPVPEIMPDAAKEAGARIVGTGRSDFPNQVNNVLAFPGIFKGALEARTQITDEMKVAAAEAIASMVSADQLHEDCILPQPFEKGIADEVAKAIVQCAYQGK, from the coding sequence ATGGATATTAAAGAGAAAGCACTAAAAATGCATGAAAAATGGAATGGTAAGCTTGAAATTACAGCAAAAGCAAAAGTCAATAGTAGAGAAGACCTATCCATTGCTTATACGCCGGGAGTTGCAGAACCATGCAAAGCTATTCATGAGGATCCAGAAAAAGCTTATTTATATACAATCAAGAGGAATGCTGTTGCAGTGGTCAGTGATGGATCGGCTGTCCTTGGATTAGGCAATATTGGACCAGAGGCTGCTATGCCAGTAATGGAAGGTAAAGCAGTACTATTTAAAGAGTTCGCTGGAATAGATGCCATACCAATCTGTCTAGATACCCAAGAGACAGATGAAATCATTAAAACAGTCTCTTATTTGGCACCTACATTCGGAGGTATCAACTTAGAGGATATTTCTGCACCACGTTGTTTTGAAATTGAAAATGCTTTAAAAGAAAAATTGGATATCCCTGTATTTCATGATGATCAACATGGAACTGCCATTGTTGTATTAGCTGGGATTATTAATGCATTAAGACTAATAAAAAAAGAAAAATCTGATCTTAAGGTAGTAGTTAATGGAGCAGGATCAGCAGGCATAGCTATATCCAAATTACTTCAATTTTATGGGATTAATGATCTAATCTTATGTGATCGTGATGGGATTCTTTCAGGAGATAAAAATATCAATTGGGCTCAGAAAGAGATTTTACAATCAACTAATCCAAGAGGAGTAGAAGGTGGCCTAAAAGAGGCATTAAAAGGTGCCGATATTTTTATAGGTGTTTCTGCAGCAAATATTGTTTCGAAAGCAATGGTTCAGAATATGAATGAAGATGCTATTCTTTTCGCTATGGCTAACCCAGTGCCAGAGATTATGCCCGATGCTGCCAAAGAAGCAGGAGCACGTATAGTAGGAACAGGAAGAAGTGATTTTCCCAATCAAGTCAATAATGTATTAGCCTTTCCTGGAATATTCAAGGGTGCATTAGAAGCTAGAACTCAAATAACTGATGAAATGAAAGTAGCAGCTGCAGAAGCTATTGCAAGCATGGTCAGTGCTGATCAGTTACATGAAGATTGCATATTGCCTCAACCTTTTGAAAAAGGCATTGCAGATGAGGTAGCTAAAGCAATTGTACAGTGTGCTTATCAAGGTAAATAG